From Glycine soja cultivar W05 chromosome 4, ASM419377v2, whole genome shotgun sequence, the proteins below share one genomic window:
- the LOC114409351 gene encoding heparanase-like protein 1, translating into MLEDPNGSDEHLERKILDPERLSRVESIFGNLSETIKIYGPWSSVWVGEAGGAYNSGGNHVSNRFLNSFWYLDQLGIASCYNTKVYCRQTLIGGNYGLLNATTFAPNPDYYSAVLWHRLMGKKVLAVSSDVHIKDFYLQLENVSRS; encoded by the exons ATGCTTGAAG ATCCCAATG GTAGTGATGAGCATCTTGAAAGGAAGATTCTAGATCCTGAGCGCTTGAGTAGGGTGGAATCAATTTTTGGCAATCTTTCAGAAACCATCAAAATATATGGTCCCTGGTCTTCTGTATGGGTAGGAGAAGCTGGAGGGGCATACAATAGTGGTGGCAATCATGTTTCTAACAGATTTCTAAACAGCTTTTG GTACTTAGATCAACTTGGAATAGCATCCTGCTACAACACTAAAGTCTATTGCAGGCAGACTTTAATTGGAGGGAATTATGGCCTTCTCAATGCCACCACCTTTGCTCCCAATCCTGACTACTACAG TGCAGTTTTGTGGCATCGGTTAATGGGAAAGAAGGTTCTTGCGGTCTCAAGTGATGTTCATATTaaagacttttacctacagttagAAAATGTAAGTAGAAGTTAA